Below is a window of Salvelinus alpinus chromosome 5, SLU_Salpinus.1, whole genome shotgun sequence DNA.
GTTTGTTTTgcccaataggaactgaatggtgaataatgtctTGTGCCATttgagtcacttttattataagtaagaatagaagatgtttctgaacacttctacattcatgtggatgctaacaTGATTATAGATAATCTTGAATCAattatgaataatgatgagtgagaaggtTAGAGGCACAAAAAgcatacccccccccaaaaaaatactaTTCTCCCCAgatattggtaatggtgagagtttAGCATGTTTAGTTGTAGCCTCTGAATGCCATCTcactcattattcatgattcattcatggtTTTTCTTAATAATGGCATTATCAGGATTAATTGTGTTCAGAAGTATCTTATCTACTCAGAAAGAAAATCATCATCATTCACCATTCAGTTACTTTGACAAAATATAACCcagaacacaaccaaaacaaacaggggtttgtagagtcacaagcttgatgtagtcatcgCGTGCAAGGAATattggaccaaatactaaacattTGACAAAATACTTATGACTTCTTCACATGGGTGGGACTACATACATaatgtgctttcatttctaaatggtaaaatATATGTATGAAAAGACccttaaataaaaggtgacatacTTCTGGACTGTTGCCTCATGAAACACGCattccaaaatgctggagtatataTAATCACTGTCCAAATAATGAACCAGACACACTGTACAGTAAGTGTATACCTAAGCAGTGTACGTGGTCCAGTACTTGGCAGGTGGCGTTGTAGCGTTTGCGAGGGCAGGCAACGGTcatacagctggttgagttggAGCACCTGTACTGAGACAGGTCCAGCTGCCAGCAGAACTGGCACGTGATAGACAGGGAGAAGTTTGTCTGCTGCTTCCCCGACTCCACCTGCAAGCAGAGAAAAATAAACAGCATACTGAAGCATCAACAGCTAGTTACGTACTTTCTTTGTAAATGGAGCTCCTTGTTCTTTGTCAAGAACAATCTGTGTCCAACTGGCGAAATGAACTCACTGTGCAGTGGACTCCTCTCTTGGCCTTGCAAGAGAAAGACGCTGGTTTACCATAGCTACAGTTGTGATGATAGCTGCAGTTGAAGCAGTCAGCGGGCAGTCTGTTGCATTGACCCCCACTGGGGCATTTGGCAGCATAGCCATCTGAATTAGTTGGAGATGCTGCAAAACAATTCACAAGATATGTTGTCCCATGGACCTCATTCAGTAACAGCATACCAAGAGGCACTGTCAGTGTCAACATGATAAAAACATCCCATGGATGGAGGCTGGGGAGATTTTACCAGATGATGGAGAAGGAACCACTGGGCTGGTGATGACTGGCTGAGCATCTCGGCTGTAAGGGGGCTCCTGGCCCACGTGTGGGGAGCTCAGGTACCCTGGAAGACAGGAGTTGGCATATAAGGGGGAGGGTGCATCATGTAGTTAGCTGTTATAGTTAGCAAGCTAATAAACACAGCTTGCTGGAGCAATTGTacattagttagctagcttgccAGATAAAATACAGTAGGAACAGAATACAGTAAATTGGCTGTAGACCTGCAGACTACCATTGTGTGGATACTAGCCATAAGCTAttgttaactaacgttagctagctaatgtaacGCGTTATGCCAGCTAACCAatttgctagctaactagcatcgGGGGGAGAAAAAACATAAATCACAGATGAAGCCTAGCCCTGGTATATACAAATCCGCTTTAGCATATGTGATGTTACATAACCTTACCATTCACACATCGCAAACATAGATCCAAAAATAACAGTGTTATGATTCCATGGGCTTTTAGGCAGCGTCTTCTCTCAAATGGCCAAATCTGACTGACGGTAGCCATTGCGCTAACGTAAATCAACTTCAATCCCTTTCTTAGCCTTGTGACCCGCCCATTTAAAGGGGACGTATGAATTTACTTCTGACGTCAAGATTATTCAAGAGCAGAGACCTCAAGAGGGTCAAAGTAGTTTTTTTGTCAGATGAAAAATGATCAAAGTTACTTGCATCTACAATGAACAATAAGATAAAAGGGGAGGCAAAACATTGAAGCAATATTTTATTCCAAGATACAATCCAACAAGAGGACAGTGCTACTTCATGATTTTATTTAATATTTCCCAAAAGTGTTTTATTTGGCTTAACCTCAACACAATAAATAATATTCTCTTGACATCTTCCTTCATACACATTCTATCCTTCAGATTAGTGTAAAAATATGTTCTTGCATGGTCTTTCATACACTactgcagggtttcccaaactcggtgctGGGGCCCCCCATGGGTACACGTTTAGTTTTTttccttagcactacacagctgattcaaataaccaacttatcaaaaagctttgattatttgaatcagctgtgtggtgctagggcaaaaaactaatTGTTAAACCAGAGGGGGCTCTATGACCTAGTTTGAAGAAACCCTTCACTACTGTACCAAATACATTATCACCAATATTGTTTCCCACTTCCTGACACTATTCTTTCAAATTGATTAGACAATCAAAGAAACATACATATTCAACTACTCCAAAAACAGAAAGGGTCTGTCAGTTGATtagaaaattatattttttcacaCATGTCAATACATTTAATCTACCCCTTTCCATGTCTatcctttccacacagacctctTGCATTCACATAAAATGTCCCTTTTGTTCTTCGATTGTGACAGAGAAAACTATCTGGCATAAAACATTTTGTCTTCTGGGAACCATGTGGTCACCCTATCTCTCCTCAGAACTCCTCCTCAGCATTCCGGCAGCGTGACTCTTTCAACAGGGTCAGGCGAGCCAGCACCTCAGAGACAGACAGCTCTCCATGAACCTTGTTGTCCCTCGTACGTACGTTCACGCTGTTAGTCAGCTTCTCTTTCTCACCGACCACTGCCAAGACACAAAGCACAAAGTAGCTCACAGTCCCCACACTGCCAAATTACAGCAAACACAGCTGCCCTAACACATTCACATTTTCAACAACATTTCTGTAGTGATGAGTACAATTATGTTTTTGGCGGCTGAGAAAATTCGATACTAGCAAACATTGTGATAGTAAAAGTCATGAATATATGAATGGAAAAAAATCTAATCTACTATAGTAATCCTTCTTACCCAGGATGAAGTTGTACTGGGCTAACTGGGCGTTGCGGATCTTCTTGTTTAAGAGGCAACTGGAGTCGAGATCAGCGTCTGCCATGAATCCGGCCTCCACAAACTGTTTACACATCTGAAGGACAGAATAACCACTCAGTAaatacaaattcataaaaaatgacTGGAAGATGAACTGATAAAATGGAACTGCCAACAGACATAAGTTAATATCATGATGAACGGAATGATGAATGTGCAGCATCAGGAACAGGGCCATCTTAATTCAGGGGCTGAAGCCCCTCGGCCCAGGCCCATGGGgggcccaagaagaggcaaatatatatatacttttttacaaaaaacaaaaatacaatacataatacacatgtagtatataaaaaaaaaaaaaagataatgtAACTGCCAACCACAATAGGACTCATCAGCCCGCTCTCAATGAGTGTTGACAGCCTGCTGCTGCCGCTCTGCTAATCATCagatggggaaggagaggaggtaagGGGTCCATGTGGGTAACTGGGGGACCCTGCCCTTATTGGGTAActgcataaataaataaatgtgactggtcTTTTTTTAAGCTATCTGTGACCCACAGATGGATATATGTattcccattcatgtgaaatccatagattagggcctaatgaattcactTGATTGATTTCCTTACTTTATATGATCTGTAATTCGGTAAAATCTTTTAAATAGtttagtttatatttttgttcagtgtacgtaATTTTTGTATCCAACCACAGGAACCGCTCTCAATGTTTAAAAATACACCACAGAGCATAATTTAGCCATAGAGGATcaatagttaaaaaaaataactggATTTATTTTTATCACATGTACATACAGGtatctgccaaaataaaggaaacacaaaCATAAAGTGTTTTAAAAGTGTGTTGGGCCACCACAATCTGACAGAACAGCtacaatgcgccttggcatagatttaACAACTGGACCTAAACCATGCCAAGAAACTGCACCCCACACCAATAACATATACTATTATGTATCTCtcttttactcaagtgtttcctttattttggcatttACCAGTGTGCCTTCAGTCAGGAAGGCTGCAGTTTGGGCAGCATGCGCACCAAATATACAGCTTTTCGCAttgtggccatagacatataatccatagaagggGTTTGTAACCTcttaccctggcaatttgactgttaaACTCATTGGTACAATAGCAATGGACGTCAGTCCTGACTaatgggaactgccatctatggattatatttctatggttggttgCAGTTGTCGGGTTTGCCTTTTGCAAATTTCTAAATACAATTGCGAGAAAAACGTACAGTTTGCCTACTGCTGAAAAGTGGAAACTAATCTGTCTGTAGAACCAACAGAAAGAAATTGTTCTCAACAACTCCTAATTTTTAGCAAACAGCACCACTGTTTTTAAAAGTAGCTTATCTTGAGAGAGCCGATGTGCTCGTCGTGGCAATAGCCTATCACCGTGAGTAGCTTATAGTTTAATCTTCATTAGTTGAGTCACTGTGCCACTGGACATTTTATTTAGTAGCCGACTGTAGcctattatacactgctcaaaaaaataaagggaacacttaaacaacacaatgtaactccaagtcaatcacacttctgtgaaatcaaactgtccacttaggaagcaacactgattgacaataaatttcacatgctgttgtgcaaatggaatagacaaaaggtggaaattataggcaattagcaagacacccccaataaaggagtggttctgcaggtggtgaccacagaccacttctcagttcctatgcttcctggctgatgttttggtcacttttgaatgctggtggtgctttcactctagtggtagcatgagacggagtctacaacccacacaagtggctcaggtagtgcagctcatccaggatggcacatcaatgcgagctgtggcaagaaggtttgctgtgtctgtcagcgtagtgtccagagcatggaggcgctaccaggagacaggccagtacatcaggagacgtggaggaggccgtaggagggcaacaaccctcgccagaggtagcctgactgccattaggtaccgagatgagatcctcagaccctttgtgagaccatatgctgacacatgcacatttgtggcctgctggaggtcattttgcagggctctggcagtgcacctccttgcacaaaggcggaggtagcggtcctgctgctgggtttttgccctcctacggcctcctccacgtctcctgatgtactggcctgtctcctggtagcgcctccatgctctggacactacgctgacagacacagcaaacctttttgccacagctcgcattgatgtgccatcctggatgaactgcactacctgagccacttgtgtgggttgtagactccgtctcatgctaccaccagagtgagagcaccgtcagcattcaaaagtgaccaaaacatcagccaggaagcataggaactgagaagttgtttgtggtcaccacctgcagaatcactccttttttgggggtgtcttgctaattgcctataatttccaccttttatctattccatttgcacaacagcatgtgaaatttattgtcaatcagtgttgcttcctaagtggacagtttgatttcatagaagtgtgattgacttggagttacattgtgttgtttaagtgttccctttatttttttgagcagtgtatatttcctcctaatattgtacaatctgtgTGTCGCTTCATTGGCCTGGGTTATTGTTTGTTTGAATTCAAGACCAGATTGATCTCAGTTTGTCAATCAGAGTAGCCACTCATTTTGGTCATTTGTGTGGTATTTAAAAAGGTTCAGCTAATGTCTTCTGTCATGTAAAAGGCTGATTTTTTTCGGATCCTGATAAAAACAAATTCACTGTGTGTGGAAATCCTAAAAATGCCTCTGCTCAACTGTAGTCTATGCCACATGACAAATGTTATTATGGCTTTATTATAAAGAGGCTTTTTCGTCAACAGTAAATTTACCGCGCATTGAATTTGCATCTTGCTACACAGATTTGTTTACGGAAAATGGTGTGCCGGGAAGGGGGATGGCCTATGATTTCTTAATCCGGCCCAGATCATAAACGGTAGAAATATGAAAGGAAGACAAGTTTCAGAAATAGAAGGCTAGGGTACCCTCTTGGCATATTCTTCACAGGTAGGGTTGACAGGTACAAACATCACCTGACGTGGGGACAGCCAGAGCGGCCTGGAGAAGAAACACAATATGGCTGGATAAGTAGCAAATCaaaacactatacacacacaagaAATTTAAGAGCAGAAAAAAAACATCTTTATACATGACTGATTCTCCAGTCTATGATTGCATCttatgtaacacaacaaattaaTTGGTCCTCTTTGCTACTCACCATTTCCCAGCGTAGTTCTCAGTGAGGATGGCTATCATCCTCTCCACAGAGCCCAGAATGGCCCGGTGGATGATGACCGGCTTCGCTTTGTCATCCCCGTCCTTCCTGCATGTCACAGGATTCAACATCAATATCAGTCACAGCACCACTTCATGCTCAATTACAACTAcgtatttaaccattatttattcTACCTTTAGCTCTATAAACAACTGTATAAATTATATtcaaaaaggttaaaaaaatatgttttatctcGATGAGACTAACCTCATCGAGATAaaacttcttcttttttttaccttCTTGAATACAATTTTTACAGTTGTTTATAGAGCTTCATAATGTTTTCTACCTCATTAAAAATCCAACTTTAAATCCAATTATTTAAAGGACTTTTAAGTCCACTTTCTAGTACAAAGTGTTCAGGTGAGAACTCATACTGAAGGAGGGATTAATGACTAATCTTGCTTCCTATAACAGGATACAGACTCAGCATTGTGTCACGACTAGTTTGATTAGGTGACTCACTCACCCTACAAAGGTCAGGTTAAAGCGGATGGGAAGCTGGAAGTCCAGCTGAATGGTTGCACATTGATGATACCGGCCAATAGCATCTTTGATCTTAATGTCAATCTGAAATGGCACAACAAAAGTATTACATGGTTTTCCTTCCTGAGAGTTTTAGACCTTATTTAACTGAAGGGGAAATGCAATATCTTTCAGGGAAATATCCATGGCTATAACAAGTACAAACCTTTAATTAAATTGATTTCCTGAGAATTCTAGACCTTATTTAATTGAAGGGGTGAAGAAAATATATAGCAAGGAAATATCAGCTGCTGTAATACAAACCTTGGGTCCATAGAAAGCACCGTCTCCGGGGTTTAGTTTCCATGGTTCCCCAAACTCATTCAGGCTGTTCTCCAGTTGCTTTTAAACAGAGGGAATCAATTAACATACATTTCAAAATACATCCTGGGTCATTCTTCCTTTAAATTATGTTTCTTTATGCGACATTTCAGGAATATTTCATGGACACGCATGTTTAATTCTACCTTCTCAGCCTGGTTCCAGATAGCGATATCTCCTAGGTACTTCTCTGGACGGGTTGAAAGGTGCAGCTGGAAAGAGAAGCCAAAGACATCATAGACACAGCGGAGGAAGTCCAGACAGCCCTTCATCTCAGACTCAATctgcaagagagagaaagggaatacAGAGGGTCATCTGAATGGCGATGAGGTTAAGTAcccagcagggttggggtcaattccatttcatgaAGAAATTAGGAAAATTTAAACAGAAATGTCCATTTACTTCCTGATTTGAAGTTGACCCCAACCCTAGTACCTAGCTACTTTAATAAGATGTTCCTCTTCAATAGCCATAGCTGGTCTggtcacctacagttgaagtcggaagtttacatacacttaggttggagtcattaaaactcatttttcaaccactccacaaatttcttgttgacaaactacagttttggcaagttcgttaggacatctactttttgcatgacacGTAATTTTTCCAACTACTGTTACCAGACagattattcactgtatcacaattccagtgggtcaaaagtttacatacactaagttgactgtgcttttaaacagcttggaaaattccagaagatgtcatggctttagaagcttctgttaggctaattgacataatttgagtcaattggaggtgtacctgtggatgtattttaaggccatcccttcaaactcagcgcctctttgcttaacatcatgtgaaaatcagaagaaatcagccaagacctcagaaaaaaaattgtagacctccacaagtctggttcatccttgggagcaatttccaaatgcctgaaggtaccacgatcatctgtacaaacaatagtatgcaagtataaacaccatgggaccacgctgccgccatactgctcaggaaggagacgcgttctgtctcctagagatgaatgtactttggtgcgaaaagtgcaaatcaatcccagaacaacagcaaaggaccttgtgatgactccttgctgtccccagtccacctggccgtgctgctgctccagtttcaactgttctgcctgcggctatggaaccctgacctgttcaccggacgtgctacctgtcccagacctgctgttttcaactctctagagactgcaggagcggtagagatactctaaatgatcggctatgaaaagccaactgacatttactcctgaggtgctgacttgctgcaccctcgacaactactgtgattattattatttgaccatgctggtaatttatgaacatttgtacatcttggccatgttctgttataatctccacccggcacagccagaagaggactggccacccctcatagcctggttcctctctaggtttcttcctaggttctcgcctttctagggagtttttcctagccaccgtgcttctacacctgcattgcttgctgtttggggttttaggctgggtttctgtacagcactttgagatatcagctgatgtaagaagggctatataaataaatttgaagacgctggaggaaacaggtacaaaagtgtctatattcacaataaaacaagtcctatatcgacataacctgaaaggcggctcagcaaggaagaagccacggctccaaaaccgccataaaaaagccagactacggtttgcaactgcacatggggacaaagatggtactttttggagaaatgtcctctggtctgatgagacaaaaatagaactgtttggccataatgaccatcgttatgtttggaggaaaaagggggaggcttgcaagccgaagaacaccatcccaaccgtgaagcacagagatggcagcatcatgttgtgggggtgctttgctgcaggagggactggtgcacttcacaaaatagatggcatcatgagggggaaaattatgtatatatatatatatattgaagcaacatctcaagacatcagtcaggaagttaaagcttgatcgcaaatgggtcttccaaatggacaatgaccccatgcatacctccaatgttgtggcaaaatggcttaaggacagcaaagtcaaggtattggagtggtcatcacaaagccctgacctcaatcctatagaaaagttgtgggcagaactgaaaaagcgtgtatgagcaaggaggcctacaaacctgactcggttacaccagctctgtcaggaggaatgggccaacattctcccaatttattgtgggaagcttgttgaaggctacccgaaacatttaacccaagttaaacaatttaaaggcaatgctgccaaatactaattgagtgtatgtaaacttctgacccactggtaatgtgatgaaagaaataaaagctgaaattaataattctctctactattattctgacatttcacattcttaaaataaagtggtgatcctcactgacctaagacagggaatttttactaggattaaatgccaggaattgtgaaaaactgagtttaaatgtatttggcttaggtgtatgtaaacttccgacttcaactgtacctgttcCATGGTGCAGAAGATGTGAGCGTCATCCTGTTGGAAGCGGCGCACCCTCGTAAGGCCGGTCAGTGTCCCTGATAGCTCATTCCTATGGAGCACCCCGAAATCAGCCAGTCTCAGAGGCAGCTCCCTCCAAGACCGAGGTCTGTGGCTGAACATCAGActgaggaagagaacgggaggaTCCAGGAGAATGTGGACGGAAAAAGAGGGTGATGGATGAGAAGATATGCAGTTGAAGCAATGGGAGTAGTTAAGGTTACATAAATGCTTTGAAAGTACCTTCCTTATAAGCCATCATATCTTCATATTAACCAATAACATATAGGGAGGTCCAGTTTCCCAGACAAAGGTTAAGCCTAGTCTTGGAATAAAGTTATTTCAGTGGATATTCTCCATTGAGCATGGTTTTTAGTCTAGTAAGTAATCAAGTAGCCTTGCATCTCCTGTTTCtgcagcgtgaggcagcttgatgtagaaGTACACCCCCTGTAGAGGACGCTAGTCTATTACAGGGCCTCATCTCCTAATGCTGAGTTCCAAGCAGACACATTGGGTCCAGACACATTGGGTCCCATTTTTACAGTTTTTGGTATAACTCGGCCGGGGATTAAACTCCCAACCTCAGGGAGGATGGACACTAACTACAAGGCCACGGAGTTGGTTTTTAGTCCAGGACCAGGCTTAAAACGTGTCAGGGAAATCGGCCCAATACCAAACCAATGTACCTACCAGTGTCCAGGACAGTTCATGGGCTTCAGTGCAAAGACGTCCTGCTCCACTGGGAAGGAGAACATGTTGTCGCTGTAGTGCTGCCAGTGGCCTGAAGTCTCCCACAGCTTACTGTTATAGATGTTAGGAGAGGCCACCTCCTGGAAACCTCTTCTACAGTATTCCTCCTGCAAAGTACATTCACCAGATCACAGCAAGACTGAGTGGTACTTAACTTCAGCATCCTTTCGGTTACTATGGTTATAAAGCACCAAAGTAGTCCATGAACATGCTGTAATTGTGAATTCTACAGGTGGGTATTGTTGTATATTGGCAGAAGATGGACAGATTGCTTCTCTGCCTTTTGGCTGTGATCAGGTGTAGGTGGTTGAGGCTGGTTGGTCGCGTCTTACCCTGATGAAGTCAGTGAGTGTGTTGTACAGGTAGGCTCCACGCGGGAGGAAGAAGCAGCTGCCAGGGCTCAGGTCATGGAAAAAAAACAGTTCCTGTTCCTGTTGTACagtagagacaaacagagaggaaGCTTAAAGACTTCACAGATTGACAGTTACAGATAGTGAGGCAGCTCATCCTCTCTGTGGGGAAGAAGTTAAATCAAACGACAGCAAATCTGTCCATGAATGACACCCACAGACATGTCCTCTACTTCTAAACCTTCAACTTCTAAATGAAAAGGATCACACCATCATAAGAGTAACATGTTTAAAAATTACTTTAGACTTTGTCCCCCTGGATaacaacaatgaaaataaaagcagCATGGTTTAATATAGAGATCAGTGTTGTGTTGTAATCAGTTGTGGCTGGGCCGTGGGGTTGCTGCCATCTGTGTCTCCCGCAGGGAGGATAGATCCAGCCTGCCTGAGGACCAGCTGGAGCTCACATAGTATGACTCACTGATACATCATGCAGTTAGACACACAGCACCCCCCACAGGAACAACCAAGCAACAACAGTAAGCATGCAGTGCTTAAAGTGTCCGCATACTTCCTAGTCGAAAGTTccgaagagtttgtgcatatattatgaagacattatgatgtttttttcGTTTTGGACTTTGGTAAGGGTTTTTTCGGCTGTTTGGGCACAACATTTTTTTGAGACCATCCGAACTTCGGAAGCCGAAGTATATGCCCCTTCGTCCATGAGTGGTCAACTTTAGGGATACGTCAATAAATTCTTTGTCATTCAACcagagacgactcgttttcatggCTACATCACATTTTTTCATTGGAAATACTGCACCAAGCATCTAAGTTTGATGTAAAATCACGtgactaagatctcctctgcaaaaaattaaaaattaataacagatttcttgagttttcttagattaattctgactattttgaggaagtgtatactggctacggagtctcaaaatggccaaacagtactaaactcaacaaaaaaagaaacgtccctttttcaggaccctgtctttcaaaaataatttgtaaaaatccaaataacttcagatGTTCATTgttaagggtttaaacactgtttcctatgcttgttcaatgaaacaAACAATtaaactggcaaaaagtgctcttcactgacgagtcgcggttttgtctcaccaggggtg
It encodes the following:
- the LOC139575855 gene encoding TM2 domain-containing protein 3-like gives rise to the protein MATVSQIWPFERRRCLKAHGIITLLFLDLCLRCVNGYLSSPHVGQEPPYSRDAQPVITSPVVPSPSSASPTNSDGYAAKCPSGGQCNRLPADCFNCSYHHNCSYGKPASFSCKAKRGVHCTVESGKQQTNFSLSITCQFCWQLDLSQYRCSNSTSCMTVACPRKRYNATCQVLDHVHCLGKRVFHKRLYCNWTGGYKWSTALALSITLGGFGADRFYLGQWREGLGKLFSFGGLGIWTLIDVLLIGAGYVGPADGSLYI